From a single Alkalihalophilus pseudofirmus genomic region:
- the madM gene encoding malonate transporter subunit MadM — protein sequence MDAIISVLEKNGLVTAFAVIGILMYVSYVISKKLTRGRVHGSAIAIILGLVLAYFGGITTGGDKGLADLSIFAGIGIMGGAMLRDLAIIATAFGVHLEEVKKAGLSGILSLFVGIASSFLIGVLIALAFGYTDAASLATIGAGTTTYIVGPVTGAAVGASSEVIALSIAAGLIKAILIMIATPFIAKYIGLNNPRSAIVYGGLMGSTSGVAGGLAATDPKLVPYGAMTATFYTGLGCLLAPSILFLAVRAIFGA from the coding sequence ATGGATGCGATTATTTCTGTACTCGAAAAAAATGGACTGGTAACAGCTTTTGCAGTTATTGGTATTTTGATGTACGTTTCCTATGTTATTTCAAAGAAGTTAACTAGAGGGCGTGTTCATGGTTCAGCGATAGCGATTATTCTTGGTCTAGTGCTTGCTTACTTTGGGGGGATTACTACAGGCGGAGATAAGGGGCTTGCTGATCTATCTATTTTTGCTGGGATTGGAATAATGGGCGGTGCAATGCTTCGTGACCTCGCAATCATTGCTACTGCATTTGGAGTGCATTTAGAAGAGGTGAAAAAAGCGGGACTGAGTGGAATTTTATCTTTGTTCGTTGGGATCGCCTCCTCCTTCCTGATTGGTGTATTGATTGCACTAGCATTTGGATACACCGATGCTGCAAGCCTTGCAACAATTGGTGCAGGAACCACAACTTATATTGTCGGCCCTGTAACCGGCGCTGCTGTCGGTGCAAGTTCAGAGGTTATTGCATTAAGTATTGCTGCTGGCTTAATAAAAGCCATTTTAATAATGATTGCCACACCGTTTATTGCTAAATATATTGGGCTTAATAACCCACGTTCAGCCATTGTTTATGGCGGACTAATGGGCTCAACAAGCGGTGTAGCCGGCGGACTGGCTGCTACAGATCCTAAGCTTGTGCCATATGGAGCTATGACCGCTACGTTCTACACAGGACTCGGCTGCTTATTAGCACCATCAATCTTATTTTTAGCTGTAAGAGCTATATTTGGAGCTTAA
- a CDS encoding SOS response-associated peptidase: MLETDGYWRDIRCGRFSLFSGRKQLQEEFKFMNDVPSDYSARYNIAPQSQILSIIQGENGDRRIGYLHWGLIPRWAKDEKIGYKLINARGETVDEKPSFKQPFKQKRCLIPCSGFYEWKRDGNNKVPYFISLKNRQLFGLAGLWEKYVDEKNNAIYSCTILTTKPNKLMSGLHDRMPVILKQQDYSTWLSTESNLAKVKQLLSPYQSDPMMADQVSTIVNNPRNDEAECVKPIN, from the coding sequence TTGTTAGAAACGGATGGATATTGGAGGGATATTAGGTGTGGACGTTTCTCTTTATTTAGCGGTAGAAAGCAGCTGCAAGAAGAATTTAAATTTATGAATGACGTTCCTAGTGATTATTCTGCTCGCTATAATATAGCCCCTCAAAGTCAGATACTTTCCATTATTCAGGGAGAAAATGGTGATAGGAGAATAGGGTATTTACACTGGGGCCTTATTCCGAGATGGGCAAAAGATGAAAAGATTGGGTACAAACTGATTAACGCTAGAGGGGAAACCGTTGATGAAAAGCCCTCCTTCAAGCAGCCTTTCAAACAGAAACGTTGTCTGATACCTTGTTCTGGATTTTATGAATGGAAGCGAGATGGTAACAATAAAGTTCCTTATTTCATTTCTCTAAAAAATCGGCAGCTATTTGGGCTGGCCGGCCTTTGGGAAAAATACGTAGATGAGAAGAATAATGCTATATACAGCTGTACGATTCTAACTACAAAACCTAATAAGCTCATGTCTGGCTTACATGACAGAATGCCCGTCATATTGAAGCAGCAAGACTACTCGACTTGGCTTAGTACTGAGTCAAATTTAGCAAAAGTAAAACAATTACTCTCCCCTTATCAATCTGATCCCATGATGGCTGACCAAGTTTCAACTATCGTTAATAACCCAAGAAATGATGAAGCGGAGTGTGTCAAACCGATTAATTAA
- a CDS encoding heavy metal translocating P-type ATPase, whose product MEKCYGTESCQLKKNKMKFVEEHLELTLALISGSIIIMAWLLQRYEYPALSVALFLSAYVIGGYFKAREGIEDALSNKTLNVELLMIFAAIGSAFIGYWVEGAILIFIFSLSGALETYTMNKSHREISSLMDLRPETATVLVNGKERKVGVDHLVIGNFVLIKPGERIPADGKIVKGTSMIDEAALSGEALPLLKTVNDEVFTGTVNKNGLITIEVTKKSEETLFQKIIELVQQAKEEKTPSQQFIEKFEGPYVKIVLLIVGLMLFLPHYILGWSWSETWYRAMVMLVVASPCALVASIMPATLSAISNGARKGILFKGGVHLESLAALKAIAFDKTGTLTKGKPSVTDLFIRPGLDKEVFLQSVYIIEKQSTHPLAEAVVHYVKDHNVKDRGIHSALSVDSMHEIPGCGVEAKINDIPWKVGKRSFIGDSLAGSFYGNEANRLQEEGKTLVYVADDKGVAGLFAVQDTLRETTKEAVKSFKDQGLYTIMLTGDQAATAAAVKEMTQIDTVVAGCLPEGKVMEIKKLKEKYHTIAMVGDGINDAPALAAANIGVAMGGGTDAAIETSDIVLMKNDLSKIAEAVRLSKRMNRIIKQNIVFSIAVIALLIISNFMGHVSLPLGVIGHEGSTILVILNGLRLLRG is encoded by the coding sequence ATGGAAAAGTGTTACGGAACAGAAAGCTGTCAACTTAAAAAGAACAAAATGAAATTCGTAGAAGAACATTTAGAGTTAACATTAGCACTTATAAGCGGCAGTATCATCATTATGGCTTGGTTACTGCAAAGATATGAATATCCAGCGCTCTCGGTCGCCCTATTTTTAAGTGCCTATGTCATAGGGGGCTATTTTAAAGCTAGGGAAGGCATAGAAGATGCACTATCTAATAAAACTTTGAATGTAGAGCTTTTAATGATCTTCGCTGCAATCGGTTCAGCCTTCATTGGTTATTGGGTGGAAGGCGCAATTTTGATCTTTATTTTTTCTTTAAGCGGGGCTCTTGAAACCTACACGATGAATAAAAGTCACCGAGAAATTTCATCCCTTATGGACTTACGACCTGAAACAGCGACTGTTTTGGTCAATGGGAAAGAACGTAAAGTAGGGGTAGACCATTTAGTGATTGGTAATTTCGTACTCATAAAACCAGGGGAACGTATACCAGCCGATGGGAAGATTGTTAAGGGTACATCGATGATTGATGAAGCAGCGTTAAGCGGTGAAGCGCTTCCTCTTCTTAAAACAGTAAATGATGAAGTATTTACAGGTACAGTAAATAAAAATGGCTTAATTACCATTGAAGTAACGAAAAAAAGCGAGGAGACATTGTTCCAAAAAATTATAGAACTTGTACAACAAGCGAAAGAGGAAAAAACACCTTCCCAGCAATTTATTGAGAAATTTGAAGGTCCTTATGTGAAAATTGTTCTGCTCATTGTAGGATTAATGTTATTTTTACCTCATTATATTCTTGGATGGAGTTGGAGTGAAACATGGTACAGAGCCATGGTGATGCTTGTTGTAGCTTCACCCTGTGCTCTAGTGGCTTCAATTATGCCGGCTACATTATCAGCGATATCGAATGGAGCGCGTAAAGGAATTCTATTCAAGGGCGGTGTCCATCTTGAAAGCTTAGCAGCACTTAAGGCCATTGCTTTTGATAAAACAGGTACATTAACAAAGGGAAAGCCTTCTGTAACGGATCTTTTTATCCGCCCAGGTTTAGATAAGGAAGTATTTTTACAAAGTGTGTATATAATTGAAAAGCAATCGACCCATCCATTAGCGGAGGCTGTTGTTCATTATGTGAAGGATCATAATGTGAAAGATAGGGGCATTCATTCAGCACTCTCTGTTGATTCTATGCATGAAATCCCAGGGTGTGGGGTAGAAGCTAAGATAAACGATATTCCGTGGAAAGTGGGGAAGCGTAGTTTTATTGGGGATTCTTTGGCCGGCTCTTTTTACGGAAATGAAGCAAATAGACTTCAAGAGGAAGGGAAAACTCTTGTGTATGTGGCAGATGATAAGGGGGTAGCTGGACTGTTCGCTGTCCAAGATACGTTGCGTGAAACGACAAAAGAGGCCGTGAAATCATTCAAAGACCAAGGGCTTTATACGATTATGCTCACTGGAGATCAGGCGGCAACAGCTGCCGCTGTGAAAGAAATGACTCAGATTGATACAGTGGTGGCAGGCTGTTTACCTGAAGGGAAAGTAATGGAAATCAAAAAGCTTAAAGAAAAGTATCACACTATTGCGATGGTCGGGGATGGAATTAATGATGCACCTGCTTTGGCTGCGGCAAATATCGGAGTCGCAATGGGAGGAGGTACTGATGCTGCGATTGAAACGTCTGATATCGTTTTAATGAAAAACGATTTATCAAAAATTGCTGAAGCTGTTCGTTTATCGAAACGAATGAATCGAATTATTAAACAAAATATTGTTTTTTCGATTGCTGTTATCGCATTGCTCATTATCTCTAATTTTATGGGGCATGTTTCGCTTCCTCTAGGGGTGATTGGACATGAAGGCAGTACCATTCTTGTGATCTTGAATGGTTTGAGATTATTACGAGGATAA
- the madL gene encoding malonate transporter subunit MadL, whose protein sequence is MVIYGVALLSVCMLVGVLLGDFIGNLIGVSANVGGVGIGMVLLVLVIDYLRRKKKLDIPAEEGIKFWSAIYIPVVVAMAAQQNVVSALSGGPIAILAGTLAVVVSFLLVPVISKVGKSSDNTFNNHTRDV, encoded by the coding sequence ATGGTCATTTATGGCGTAGCACTATTGTCTGTTTGTATGTTAGTAGGTGTACTATTGGGTGATTTTATTGGAAATTTAATTGGGGTAAGTGCAAATGTCGGTGGTGTAGGTATTGGAATGGTTCTTCTCGTATTAGTTATTGATTATTTACGCAGGAAAAAGAAGCTCGATATCCCCGCAGAGGAAGGAATTAAATTTTGGAGCGCGATCTATATACCAGTCGTTGTAGCCATGGCTGCACAGCAAAATGTTGTATCTGCTTTGTCAGGAGGACCGATTGCTATTTTGGCCGGTACACTAGCAGTTGTTGTCAGCTTTCTGCTCGTTCCAGTTATCAGTAAGGTTGGTAAAAGTTCTGATAACACATTTAATAACCATACTCGTGATGTTTAA
- the mdcA gene encoding malonate decarboxylase subunit alpha: MARSQVKTKRSWTTKREAKARRLENIKKITTSKVIPTESIVEAMELVIQPHDRVVMEGNNQKQASFLSKSLSLVNPDKLHDLHMIMSSISRPEHLDIFEKGIAHTVDFAYAGPQSLRIAQMIEDGQLKMGEIHTYVELYGRLFIDLIPNVALVAADKADADGNLYTGANTEETPTLVEAAAFKDGIVIAQVNELTDELPRVDIPGSWIDFVVVADSAYQLEPLFTRDPRHITDIQVLMAMLTIRGVYERHQVESLNHGIGYNTAAIELLLPTYGESLGLKNKICKYWALNPHPTLIPAIESGWVENVHSFGGEVGMEPYIAARPDVFFTGSDGSMRSNRTLCQLAGQYSVDLFIGSTLQMDPDGNSSTVTSGRLAGFGGAPNMGHDPGGRRHSSPAWLNMIESDNPLARGRKLVVQMVETHQAANKPVFVESLDAIDVAKDASLATTPVMIYGEDVTHVVTEEGIAYLYKTDSIEERRQAIASVAGVTPIGLDRDMKTSRKLRERGIIALPEDLEIRRSDAKRSLLAAKNIEDLVDWSEGLYTPPAKFRSW; the protein is encoded by the coding sequence ATGGCGAGGTCACAAGTAAAGACAAAGCGTTCTTGGACGACTAAACGAGAGGCAAAGGCAAGAAGGCTTGAAAATATCAAAAAGATTACAACAAGTAAAGTGATACCAACAGAATCAATCGTAGAAGCTATGGAATTAGTCATACAGCCTCATGACCGAGTGGTGATGGAGGGGAATAACCAAAAGCAAGCCTCCTTTCTTTCAAAGTCACTCTCTCTTGTAAATCCTGATAAGCTGCATGATCTACATATGATCATGTCAAGTATCTCGAGGCCGGAGCATCTCGATATATTTGAAAAAGGAATTGCACATACGGTTGATTTCGCTTATGCCGGACCGCAAAGCTTACGTATTGCACAAATGATTGAGGATGGGCAGTTAAAGATGGGCGAAATCCATACGTATGTTGAGCTTTACGGAAGATTATTCATTGATTTAATTCCAAATGTTGCTTTAGTAGCGGCAGATAAAGCTGATGCAGATGGAAATTTATACACAGGGGCAAACACAGAGGAAACCCCTACTCTTGTTGAAGCTGCTGCCTTCAAAGATGGAATTGTCATTGCTCAGGTTAATGAATTAACAGATGAATTACCACGGGTAGATATTCCAGGGTCTTGGATTGATTTTGTTGTCGTGGCGGATAGTGCTTATCAACTTGAACCTCTCTTCACTAGAGACCCAAGACACATAACAGATATACAAGTATTAATGGCGATGTTGACGATCAGAGGTGTATATGAACGGCATCAGGTAGAATCATTGAATCATGGAATTGGCTACAATACTGCAGCTATTGAATTATTACTGCCTACTTACGGAGAATCTTTAGGACTTAAGAATAAGATCTGTAAGTACTGGGCATTAAACCCGCATCCAACCCTTATTCCGGCTATTGAAAGCGGCTGGGTTGAGAATGTCCATTCATTTGGCGGAGAAGTGGGGATGGAGCCTTATATCGCAGCAAGACCTGATGTCTTCTTTACAGGCAGTGACGGAAGTATGCGCTCTAACCGAACCTTGTGCCAGCTAGCAGGACAATATTCCGTTGATTTATTCATTGGGTCTACTTTACAAATGGACCCAGACGGTAACTCATCCACTGTAACATCAGGTCGATTAGCTGGATTTGGCGGGGCACCTAATATGGGACATGATCCAGGTGGAAGAAGGCATTCAAGCCCTGCATGGTTAAATATGATTGAATCAGATAATCCTCTAGCTCGAGGAAGGAAATTGGTTGTCCAAATGGTGGAAACTCATCAAGCAGCCAATAAACCTGTTTTCGTTGAATCATTAGACGCGATTGATGTTGCGAAAGATGCTAGCCTCGCTACGACACCAGTGATGATTTACGGAGAAGACGTTACGCATGTTGTAACAGAAGAAGGAATTGCTTATTTATACAAAACAGACAGCATAGAAGAACGACGTCAGGCGATAGCGAGCGTAGCTGGAGTTACTCCGATTGGATTAGATCGTGACATGAAAACGTCTAGAAAGTTGAGGGAGCGAGGCATTATTGCTTTGCCTGAGGACTTAGAGATCAGAAGGTCTGATGCTAAACGTTCACTACTCGCAGCCAAAAACATTGAGGATTTAGTTGATTGGTCAGAAGGACTTTATACACCGCCTGCAAAATTTAGAAGCTGGTAA
- a CDS encoding MFS transporter encodes MLEAKQKQMQSVRQVDKLGHKEMLNYGLGFFGIILVWTLVGSFLTFYYTDVAGISAGVVGTLMLVARLFDGITDIGMGTLVDRTKSRHGKARPWIIWMTVPLAVTTVMLFTVPNLGMTGKIIYAYITYILLILVYTAISIPYKTLLGLMTQDQQGRSTTNVYTGIFTMTSTLLVMMAAQPVASAIGGQLGWTVVAIAAGLIIVTTSLIAFKATKERVGKDASVQVKDDVPLNMGLKALLTNKYWLVITGYCVVTYTVNALLTGAGIFYATYVLGSGSYFSLISLALFIPSIICFFFIANLIKRFGKRNIALVVTVIAIFGPIIKMIDPTNASLFLAGTVIQGFSLIPVLTLLYAMINDTNEFGEWKHGFRTEGLINSAASFGMKVGTGIGSALIGWMLAYGGYVGAAAEQTAMATTMIIALNIYLPLGLCFLQILLLWMYKLDRQYPIILAELKQRRV; translated from the coding sequence ATGTTAGAAGCTAAACAGAAGCAGATGCAATCAGTAAGGCAAGTGGATAAGCTAGGACATAAAGAAATGCTCAACTATGGATTAGGTTTCTTTGGCATTATCCTTGTTTGGACGTTAGTTGGTTCTTTTCTTACTTTCTATTATACAGATGTGGCAGGGATATCTGCTGGAGTAGTAGGCACACTCATGTTAGTTGCCAGACTGTTTGATGGCATCACAGATATTGGGATGGGCACCCTTGTAGACCGGACAAAGTCCCGTCACGGTAAAGCACGTCCATGGATTATCTGGATGACGGTCCCTCTTGCAGTAACAACCGTCATGCTCTTTACGGTTCCTAACTTAGGAATGACAGGAAAGATCATCTATGCTTATATCACGTATATATTATTGATTTTAGTCTATACGGCCATTTCTATCCCATATAAAACCCTACTTGGCCTTATGACGCAAGACCAGCAAGGACGCTCAACGACCAATGTCTATACGGGTATTTTCACGATGACTAGTACTTTGCTTGTGATGATGGCAGCCCAGCCTGTTGCCAGTGCGATTGGAGGGCAGCTCGGGTGGACGGTTGTAGCTATAGCAGCCGGGTTGATTATTGTGACCACAAGCTTAATTGCTTTTAAAGCTACAAAAGAAAGAGTGGGTAAAGATGCGAGCGTACAAGTGAAAGATGATGTCCCGCTTAACATGGGGTTAAAGGCGTTACTGACAAATAAATATTGGCTTGTAATCACAGGTTATTGTGTGGTGACGTATACAGTAAATGCTCTTCTGACAGGTGCGGGTATTTTTTATGCAACGTATGTGTTAGGAAGCGGCAGCTATTTTTCACTTATTAGTTTAGCGTTATTCATTCCAAGTATTATCTGCTTCTTTTTTATCGCCAATTTAATTAAGCGATTTGGAAAACGAAATATTGCTCTTGTTGTTACTGTTATTGCGATCTTCGGTCCAATTATTAAGATGATAGATCCTACAAATGCTTCGTTGTTCTTAGCAGGGACAGTCATTCAAGGATTCAGTTTAATTCCAGTTCTTACTCTTTTATATGCAATGATTAATGATACCAATGAATTCGGCGAATGGAAGCATGGGTTTAGAACGGAAGGACTCATAAACAGTGCTGCGAGCTTTGGGATGAAGGTTGGAACAGGAATCGGGAGTGCTTTAATAGGATGGATGTTGGCATATGGAGGCTACGTTGGTGCAGCAGCAGAGCAGACAGCCATGGCTACAACCATGATTATCGCACTTAATATTTATTTACCTTTAGGTTTGTGTTTCTTACAGATTTTATTATTATGGATGTATAAATTAGACCGTCAGTATCCTATTATATTAGCGGAGTTAAAGCAGAGAAGAGTGTGA
- a CDS encoding YrrS family protein, translating into METVQGTRFEHRKKKRMNTILNVAIGLVVVLIIVFAAQIFLGSSNTEEAALEIDDESEENVEVETEPEATVDPEEVADSPEEAPDEEALEEDEDEEGTEEDELEPVEDGDWEPVGTNQSGEFSHDFTKGGQNWNEMERALRYAAGLGDDMIVWRIENGGPTSVVGTVSGPTEQTTPYQIQLDWVDGQGWMPVSKEQLSQNPYRRG; encoded by the coding sequence GTGGAAACTGTGCAAGGAACACGTTTTGAACATCGAAAAAAGAAGCGTATGAATACAATTTTAAATGTAGCTATAGGACTCGTAGTCGTCTTAATTATTGTGTTTGCAGCGCAAATATTCCTCGGCTCTTCTAATACAGAAGAAGCAGCACTTGAAATAGATGATGAATCTGAAGAAAATGTAGAAGTTGAAACAGAACCTGAAGCAACGGTTGACCCGGAAGAAGTAGCTGATTCACCTGAGGAAGCACCTGATGAGGAAGCATTAGAAGAAGATGAAGACGAAGAAGGCACAGAAGAGGATGAACTAGAGCCGGTTGAAGACGGCGATTGGGAACCGGTTGGTACAAACCAATCAGGAGAGTTCTCACATGACTTTACGAAGGGCGGTCAAAACTGGAATGAAATGGAACGAGCTCTTCGTTATGCTGCAGGTCTTGGCGATGACATGATCGTATGGCGTATCGAAAATGGCGGACCTACTTCTGTTGTCGGGACAGTAAGTGGACCAACTGAGCAAACGACCCCATATCAAATCCAGCTTGATTGGGTAGATGGGCAAGGCTGGATGCCTGTTTCAAAAGAACAATTATCACAAAACCCTTATCGCAGAGGGTAA
- a CDS encoding acyl-CoA dehydrogenase family protein: MGSNLHQTDERIKELKPFVERFCKRAAAHDLDASFPKENIEELKQIGYTSLTVPKKYGGAEITLYELVRLQQLLAQGDGATALSIGWHMGIIKNLGEQNKWNENIYKEICEEVFHHGKLINAAATEPDTGSPTRGGKPQTTAVKDGTEWVISGKKTFTTMAPVLDYFIVTASLEYEEGTANFLVPRESTGIIIEETWNTVGMRATGSHDLLLKNVRVPNRFLVERLSKKEKPAMGWLLHIPACYLGIAEAAQRESINFAKTYSPNSISGTISELQNVQQRIGENEAKLMQSRHFLYSVAKKWDNSSQEERSFMKPELAAVKMMVVNSANDVVDQAMRVAGASGLFHDNPLQRYYRDVRFGLHNPPMDDMTVIQLAKQVLDQ; encoded by the coding sequence GTGGGTAGTAACTTACACCAAACAGATGAGCGTATAAAAGAATTAAAACCTTTTGTAGAACGATTTTGTAAACGAGCTGCAGCTCATGATCTAGATGCAAGCTTCCCAAAAGAAAATATAGAAGAACTAAAACAGATAGGTTACACAAGTTTGACCGTGCCAAAGAAATATGGGGGAGCTGAGATAACATTATACGAACTTGTGCGCTTACAGCAACTGTTGGCACAGGGTGACGGGGCTACGGCTTTATCCATTGGCTGGCATATGGGAATCATTAAGAATTTAGGAGAACAAAATAAGTGGAACGAAAACATTTATAAAGAGATTTGTGAGGAGGTATTCCATCACGGCAAATTAATTAATGCTGCGGCAACTGAGCCTGATACAGGAAGTCCTACCCGAGGGGGCAAACCGCAAACGACTGCTGTGAAAGACGGCACAGAGTGGGTGATTTCAGGAAAGAAAACATTCACGACAATGGCTCCTGTACTTGATTATTTCATTGTCACAGCCTCTTTAGAATATGAAGAGGGTACAGCAAATTTCTTAGTCCCACGTGAGAGTACGGGCATAATTATTGAAGAAACCTGGAACACCGTTGGAATGCGTGCTACAGGCAGTCACGACCTCCTCTTAAAAAACGTGCGAGTACCTAACCGTTTCTTAGTCGAGCGGCTTTCAAAAAAAGAAAAACCGGCGATGGGCTGGCTTTTGCATATACCTGCATGCTACTTAGGCATTGCTGAAGCTGCTCAGAGAGAATCGATCAACTTCGCAAAAACGTATTCGCCAAATAGTATTTCAGGCACAATAAGTGAGCTGCAAAATGTGCAGCAGCGCATTGGAGAAAATGAAGCGAAGCTGATGCAAAGCAGACATTTTCTTTACTCGGTAGCTAAAAAATGGGATAATTCATCACAAGAAGAAAGATCATTCATGAAGCCGGAGCTTGCTGCCGTTAAAATGATGGTAGTTAATTCGGCCAACGATGTTGTAGACCAAGCAATGCGGGTGGCCGGAGCAAGCGGTCTCTTTCACGATAATCCTCTGCAACGTTACTACCGGGATGTCCGGTTTGGTCTGCATAATCCGCCAATGGATGATATGACGGTCATTCAGCTAGCAAAACAAGTATTGGATCAATAA
- the mdcH gene encoding malonate decarboxylase subunit epsilon, with the protein MSVAYLFPGQGSQLPGMLHSLPAHPSVKEMIEEANQILQQDILSLDSEEALKSSTNVQICLLTAGVACASALKAEGISPDYVAGHSVGAFSAAVTSRVLTFSDAIKIVRLRGQLMENKTPAGYGMGVVVGLSEKKLTSIVEQIHTESTPLYVTNRNSPDQITISGSIDSIKKALIEARQAKARKAELLNVSVPSHCPIYSHISDHLESHLQKINIYDPEIPYISNLKARRLFKKEDIISDLAKSISSPVLWHNVTTTLYELSVRLFIEMPPGQVLSDLAKQSFPEARSIAASVSGLKTVQVLAKRELSL; encoded by the coding sequence TTGAGTGTTGCTTACTTATTTCCAGGCCAAGGTTCTCAACTTCCGGGCATGCTCCATTCCTTACCGGCCCACCCTTCTGTGAAAGAAATGATCGAAGAAGCTAATCAAATACTACAACAAGACATCTTATCTCTAGATAGTGAAGAAGCTCTTAAATCCAGTACAAATGTTCAGATATGCTTGCTTACTGCTGGTGTGGCTTGTGCAAGTGCATTGAAAGCAGAAGGTATAAGTCCAGACTATGTAGCTGGTCATTCTGTAGGGGCATTTAGTGCGGCTGTTACTTCAAGGGTCCTGACATTCTCTGATGCGATCAAAATAGTAAGGTTGCGAGGACAGCTAATGGAGAATAAGACACCCGCTGGGTATGGAATGGGAGTAGTAGTTGGTTTATCTGAAAAAAAACTAACTTCTATAGTAGAACAAATTCATACTGAATCTACCCCTTTATACGTTACAAATAGGAATTCTCCAGATCAAATAACCATCTCTGGTTCAATTGATTCGATTAAAAAAGCCTTGATAGAAGCAAGGCAGGCAAAAGCAAGAAAAGCAGAATTGCTAAATGTCAGCGTCCCTTCACATTGTCCAATCTATTCACACATAAGTGACCACCTAGAATCCCACTTACAAAAAATCAACATCTATGATCCGGAAATTCCTTATATATCTAATTTGAAAGCAAGAAGATTATTTAAGAAGGAAGATATCATTTCAGATTTGGCTAAAAGCATTTCATCACCTGTACTATGGCACAATGTTACAACCACACTTTATGAGTTAAGTGTCCGCTTATTTATAGAAATGCCGCCGGGTCAGGTGCTATCAGATTTAGCAAAACAATCATTTCCTGAAGCAAGATCTATCGCAGCCTCAGTGAGCGGGTTAAAGACAGTTCAAGTTTTAGCAAAACGTGAACTGAGTTTATAA
- a CDS encoding GntR family transcriptional regulator, which translates to MEPNKFSDNSLSTQIAKKITQQIISGELQPGEKLSEYMYADEFGTSRAPVREALYLLTIEGLVERIPRKGALVKGYSPSEIFDLLEIRTMLEELAMKRIKERGVQSISLERMNLLLDKMYKEEDSKAYTHLNHDFHMCLIEMSGSEIISKMYERLEMPLLSIQNMSFSASGNIEKSIKEHKLLLQLLQENQVEVALELLNKHNRDVIESIQKQIKDKQK; encoded by the coding sequence ATGGAGCCAAATAAATTTTCAGATAATTCATTGTCCACTCAAATTGCAAAAAAAATTACACAACAGATCATTTCAGGTGAATTACAGCCAGGAGAGAAGTTAAGTGAGTATATGTATGCAGATGAGTTTGGAACAAGCAGGGCTCCAGTTCGTGAAGCACTCTACCTATTAACAATCGAAGGGTTAGTTGAGAGAATTCCAAGAAAAGGAGCATTGGTAAAAGGGTACAGCCCCTCTGAAATTTTCGATCTATTAGAAATAAGAACCATGCTTGAAGAGTTAGCTATGAAAAGAATTAAAGAGCGAGGAGTTCAATCTATTAGCTTAGAACGCATGAATCTACTCTTAGATAAAATGTATAAAGAAGAGGATAGTAAAGCATACACTCACCTTAATCATGATTTTCATATGTGCCTAATAGAAATGAGTGGAAGTGAGATCATTAGTAAAATGTATGAACGTTTAGAAATGCCGTTATTATCGATTCAGAATATGTCGTTTTCAGCTTCAGGCAATATTGAGAAATCGATCAAGGAGCATAAACTACTTTTACAATTGCTTCAAGAAAATCAAGTGGAAGTTGCTCTCGAACTTCTGAACAAACATAATCGTGATGTAATCGAAAGTATACAAAAGCAAATAAAAGATAAGCAAAAATAA